The Pocillopora verrucosa isolate sample1 chromosome 2, ASM3666991v2, whole genome shotgun sequence genome has a segment encoding these proteins:
- the LOC131773332 gene encoding G-protein coupled receptor 54-like — protein MNGLAYEKDTRCEILQKSLKLRQPAEGLSLMMSSCALNNGTDGTSYSFVPEPEGLRIIRTVIFSLLMALSLVGNFVVCRAVWRQRGAKPFAHYLVSNLAFAEILGSVCVVFRVHADEPPWSWKLGPVMCKIVDPLQIASLLVVTTTLAILAVYRCLVLVKPLITKPTSRQVRCLIIITWVGSITLSIPSSVFRVVKVYRIKCVDYHICEEIFPASYFHYQNTYSIFIFVINFVVPLLIMAVSYTLVSKKIREHIFVITRLRNAQSKAMSAACPSTCLGDMDAAGTNARTRAEEDQENIEVADMATNSRINTDSPYRNMGKNNKETENPLMPNSNESSRKNKASFDLESDILKMVFAIVLIFVVCYIPYQIQFLLFEFNVESFTQWTHRYAFSRFAFTLTNLPNSLHPVFYGMMSNFYRRAFIRMISCRTAE, from the exons ATGAACGGTTTGGCTTATGAAAAGGACACTCGCTGTGAGATTCTCCAAAAG TCACTTAAGCTTCGGCAACCAGCAGAAGGACTTTCTCTGATGATGTCGTCGTGCGCGCTAAACAACGGGACAGATGGCACCTCATACTCGTTCGTTCCTGAACCAGAGGGCTTACGAATTATTCGTACCGTAATTTTTAGCTTGTTAATGGCGCTTTCACTGGTTGGAAACTTTGTCGTGTGTCGCGCAGTGTGGAGACAGCGCGGAGCTAAACCGTTCGCTCATTACCTTGTCAGCAATTTGGCTTTTGCCGAAATTCTCGGCTCAGTTTGCGTGGTGTTTCGAGTCCATGCCGATGAACCGCCGTGGTCTTGGAAACTTGGTCCTGTTATGTGCAAGATCGTGGATCCTTTGCAAATAGCAAGTCTTCTAGTCGTCACAACAACCTTGGCGATTCTTGCTGTCTATCGTTGTCTCGTCCTCGTCAAGCCGCTCATTACCAAACCGACCAGCCGACAAGTTCGTTGTCTGATTATTATCACCTGGGTGGGATCCATTACGCTATCGATTCCTTCATCGGTTTTTCGTGTTGTGAAAGTGTACAGGATAAAATGTGTGGACTATCACATCTGCGAAGAAATATTTCCAGCAAGTTATTTCCATTACCAAAATACTTATTCCATTTTCATCTTTGTTATCAACTTTGTAGTGCCACTTTTGATAATGGCGGTGTCATACACTTTAGTCAGCAAGAAGATAAGGGAACATATCTTTGTTATTACCAGGCTCCGAAACGCGCAAAGTAAAGCTATGTCGGCAGCTTGTCCGTCCACTTGCTTAGGAGATATGGATGCAGCTGGAACTAACGCTAGAACTAGGGCAGAAGAAGACCAGGAAAATATCGAGGTAGCTGACATGGCAACAAACAGCAGGATAAACACGGACTCTCCGTACAGAAACATGGGAAAGAATAACAAGGAAACTGAGAACCCCCTGATGCCAAACAGCAACGAATCctcgagaaaaaacaaagccagCTTTGACCTGGAGAGCGACATACTAAAGATGGTTTTTGCGATCGTGCTGATATTTGTAGTTTGCTATATTCCTTATCAAATTCAGTTCCTATTGTTTGAGTTTAACGTGGAGTCGTTCACACAATGGACCCATCGCTACGCTTTTTCCAGGTTTGCTTTTACTTTAACAAACTTACCAAATTCCCTGCATCCTGTTTTCTACGGAATGATGAGTAATTTCTACCGCAGAGCGTTCATTAGAATGATTTCGTGTCGAACGGCAGAATAA